The region AGGTGACGTTCGACAGTCTCTTTCTTACATGAATACCATGTATTAGAAAGTAAATCCTTAATTACTGGTCTGTGGCCTAACCATAGGACTACACACATTCCTTGACATTTTGTATGTCCCATTCCTCCTCACGAGAATGTCCTTACCTGTtcagcctcctcctcctccaccttAGCTGGTGCAGGCGGTGGTTTCGGGGCTGGTGCCGCCGGCTTGGGTTTGGGTGCCGTGGCAACGGGGTTCGTTCTCGTTATCACTAATTGCTCTGCTTCCTCCAGTCTGTGTTCCGGGCGCGTCCTGATCGGTTTAGTCCTACTGGCCATGTCGTTCACGATCTTGATGACCGGTCCGCCGGGGGCGTCGAGGATACTGCCGGACCCGAGTTTACCAGGGGGCAATGGTCTTGTTGTTAGGGGATCCATCTGTAAAGGAAAGATTGTTCAGTGATGTGTCATGCTTAGTGTGATGTTAGATTGTCCCACTACTACTATTAGTGACCTTAAGGATTTGCAAAGTGGATTTCTTGGTTTcagtttgaaaaattattcttGATTCCTGGGCAGCAAGCAAAAAGTAGAAGTCTAGGACAACAATGTTGAAAACAGAGCCTGATGGAAATTTTTTTACCTCGGTTAAGTTGGAGCACACAGTGGAGTGACTTGCTAGATTcaagttttcaccctagccttCAGTTTTTATGTTATTCTCTTGCTAGATTGATACTTTTCTTACTGCccaagaaacaaggaaatagcttagtgtggccttatctgGATAAGAATGGGCTTAGCATGCATGTTTTGTGCTGTGGTTATCAATTAGAACCATAGCTTTGTGCACCCTTTTTCcctgaaagaaaatgatatattttaccCCATCAGAGGAGCTGGGCAGTTCTGTGCCCTCTACTTCCAGTTCTGTATGGGACACTGCAGACCACTAGGGAAAATAACAGAAGTTACTTTATACgttgatgagggttagacatccaggtactagtattactaataagatatgccaaaaatagctaCTAAAGCAACTAactaagattttgaaacagtccgcatctgctatcttttgtcagtgactggaaAAAAATTCGTTTTAGGTGGCATCcgtagtcactgacaaaagatagcggatgctgtttgaaacatctgactgtttcaaaattttatccagttgcttgagtaactatttttggagtaGTTACTTTACTTTACAACACAATTAATATGCTGCTAATGATTTTTATGATGTTGATAACAATGTTACTGAATACTATTAGCGTTGATACATCTTATTACATTTTATTGTCACTGTTAGATGCTTAATAGCTCCAAAACTGAGGCCTTGGGACTTTCGAGTGTCTTTCTTTAATTTTAACATCTGATGAATGATAATTGGTACCTACCTTTTGTGGTGGCGGTGGCACAGTCCGGGCAGCAGGGTTCAGTGTTGTAATGGTCATTCCTTTGAGCTGGCGCGAACCAATGGTGATGGTTTTGGGGGTGGACAGGGTGTCCACAGGCGGAGGTGGTAGGGGTTTCCGCTGTAGTGATACACATCTTTGTTCAGACAAATGCCATTTCTGCCTAACAAATTGAGAAACTCTGATACTGTGCACTTTTGCAACTGTTTGAGGTATAAAAATTGCTTGGAAGAGTTGGAttatatcaaaatacaatgttttaCCAATGATAGCTACTTTTGATTTTGGTCCACTACACTGCAGACTTTACAGAACAGTGTACCTGAGTCCTGGCTGTGTCGTTGATCATAGTGATGGTCATGCCTCCTGGTTTCACACTAACCGCAGGCTCTGTCTTCAGCtaacaaacacaagtacaagtCATTAACAATAGTGATGATCATTCCTCCTGGTTTCACACTGACCGCCGGCTCTGTCTTCCGCTTATGACGTAGTACAATAATGGCATGTCTGTTAGTTTTGTGAGCTTATTTTTACAGATTATCACACTGATCATTGTCAAATAAATGTTGAGTATATTACTCCTAAGAAATAAGCATTAAACATCAAACTAATCTTACCTTTTTGGGAGGACTTGGACTTCCAAGGCCTGGAATCTGAATAATAAAATATGCAATATTTGTCATGCTTCAATACACATCTACAAGTACACAGAGAACTTTACATTGGTTTAATGATATCTCTCGCAGTGCGAAGTAAAAACAGTCAGCGTTGCCCTTAGGAGGGGGACAGATGGTCACGGAAACGTTGGCTAGGTATAACTATAAACACTAACTAgtttgtacaaagaacttttttTATCCATTCAATTGTTTTGTAGCACATTGAAAATCACCAAGCTTGCAACATACGTTTTCCCTGGTTGAATaaagaagaaataaataaataagaaattCCGTTAACGGTCCGAGTTTTGGGGCAGACTGCAGTACCTACCGTCATGGTGAGGTTTCCATTCCTCTGTTTGACGCTGGTGgaggcgcccccctccccacccaggtCACCTGACTTCCTCTTCAGTTGCAGCATCTGTCGCGCGTCCTTCACGACGGGCGTGGCAGGCTTCAACCTGTCCCGGGCGTCGCCTATCGTCACGGTAACCAGCTGCTTCTCCTGCTTCTTCTGCTGCAGTTTCTGCCGAGCGTCCACCGGTTGTCTGGGGGTTGCACGAATTAAAGATTTACGCACAGCTTAATGACTATGTAAAAGCATCATGCATTCAAGACAAAAAGTCATCATACACATAAACATATAACGATAGTTGAATTCACACTTCCCTGTATGGCAAAACAACTGCTCACATCATGATGGATTGCGTCATTTCTAAAATTCTATTAACAATTGATTTGCATTGATGTGCACAACATTATAAATCATTTGCATTGATGTGTACAACATTTTAAAGCATTTGCATTGATGTGTACAACATCATAAAGCATTTGAATTGATGTGCACAACATTATAAAGCATTTGAATTAATGTGCACAACATTAGAAagcatttgaatttttttgcatgGCACTGTAGTGGTTTACTTTTAATACTAGAGTGAAGACTAGCCTTACAAACCTCTGTTGCTGTAACTTCTCTCGGGCATCGACCGGAGACTTTGCTTGGAGCTTCTGACGGGCGTCAACAACCTGGGAGTCAAATATGGGCTGAGAATGTGAGATATAATGTTTTTTTGGCTTAAGGTCCTTCCAGAGGATTGTAGTGAAACACTTTTTTGTAACTTACAAACCAGGGTTAAAAAAACTGACAATTCAATGGCTGGGATTCCATTCCGTGATGTTTGGGTCCAGAAGGCAGAAGTAAATTACTAACTACCACATATTgaactcactcacttactcgtTCCTTTTTAGTGGATTACGAGCATTTGTGGTACATTCATCATTTGGTTGTGAGAGTTTCATGCCTTTTCAAGGTTCTTCTCATCCACccctccctatcctccattgcACTGGGCAGGTCTTAGAGTTAGATGCTAACTATTGTTTATCACATGGACAGGTGCAGaaggtgttacatgtaaatagcACATACTTTTGGTGTGTTGAGTTTCTGTCTGGCATCGAAGGTTTGCGGTCTGGTTGCGATGGAGCCCTGGTAACTGCCACGTCCCTGGGAGGGTCTGGTAGGCTGGCCTCGCCCGCCCCTGTAAGAGAAAACAAGGGAGATGTTTCATGATGCCCACTTTTCAAGCATCATATTGGAGATCCCAACATTTACATGTCAACTTATTTCATGTGTAGCGACTTGTGTAATCATTTCAACCTTCCAAGGATCAAGCCGTGGTGACTCTAGGAGGATGTATGTATTTGCTTGTACCGgtacattatatatattatacaagCAAATACGTATACAATGTACGTTGGTCCTCTCACAATCGCCGCAGCTATCATTGTATCAAGGAGCATGTTTCGGTCTGCAGGTAAAAATTATATGTATCTTTTTGAAGATATATTTGACTTATGTCAGCGATTtaaactttctgttttgtttggaATGTAGGgtgtctcttttctttgtagaaAATTGTCATctatttctacatgtacagacttGAATACACAAATCCTTTATATCTTTATAAATCATAATGTTACTGTTCGTTAAGAATGATAactctgtaaaaacccaaagggggcGGGGACacacctatgttccgaacgccctatgttcggaacgccctatgttccgaacgccctatgttccgaacgggtatatataaaggcttgctggacggattgcagcgctatttgctcttcatctaaatgaggcccgtgaagttcaaaaagtgattaggacacattgggacatagagtacctaatgcaagtgtcaaattgtacgggccggattcaataaacgagccacggggggtctaacccttcaagagcgggtggaaaggggacttaaataggcttgctggacggattgcagcgctatttgctcttcatctTAATGTGGCTCGTGAACTTGAATATACGCCGCtcctgggatttgaacccgcacagctcccgatccgcacggctagGGAATCCAACACGCCAACCCctactaggctaaaaggtccggaccagttagacaggtcagttagtggaggttgatcctcACTGTAACACTACTTTTAATTTtatgatccccactgttacaaatcTTTTGACAGGTTTTGTAGCTACATGTGTAAACATGTTTTCCTAGATCTTCACTGCatacatgctacatgtaggtgacaCAATGTAAATGTTTCTCTCTCATTTATCCTCTCCCTGTGTATACAATCTCTCCTTTGGTCCTGAAAACTGCAATTCCAGATGGGCCAGAAGAAAAGCACATATAAACACCAGTTGTGCATGTCAATAAACGATTAAAAATTCAATAATAAATTGTCCAAACATATAGCCTTGTGTGCATCAACTAAGCTACAAACTGCACGAAGACATTAGATCTTAGAATGCAAAAACAAAGGTGCAAACTAAGGGAGGTTCTGAATCTGACTGACTATAAAATGAATGGCGTGGGGAAATATAATTTTTGAGCAGTCAACTTTCggtacaaaaaaaatgttcccTTCACTAACCCTCTCCCTTACATGCAAACTTTTTCACTTCCCAACCGAAAAATCCCCACGCAAAACAGACACGAGCTATCTAAAACTCTTCTACAGAGTTCTTTGCTAGTTGTGAGTGAGTCCTGACCTTCCTCGGCCCCGTCCAGGCCCGCCAAACCGCGGTTTTCGGATGATGATGTCGTCCAAAGatctgtccgccatgttggactgTCTTCACACTAACACGCAGGCTCGGATAACGGGGCAGACCACTTCTACACGGGGAGGAATTTTTCAACAGTTAAGTACAGAATCTTTTTAGTTTATCTATTTCCCTTCAGCAATTCTTGTTGTTCTTTAGATTATATTTATACATTTTACTACTTATAACAATCTACTTTTATATATGACTCTCAACAATCCAATATGGTAAAATCCCCATTTGCTGAATGGGTTACGTTCATTTTCCTTGTGTGCATGTGTCGCCCTGAGAAGAACAGAGTTCCTTGTCTCGTAGCGCCTTGAAACGGCACTCCTGTGGCATAATAAGACATCAACTGCATTCAGGTGAGTTTTTAGGTTGTCTGTAGCGCTGTTCTGTCCAATTCAGGTCGGTACGCTGCTTAAAAAGGTAAATTTTTTAGCTTCGAAGAGACCAAGATGTGCGCAGAAGTTCCGTAGTgaatgtgcccccctccctccctcctacAACACAACATTTCGTGGAGAAAGCTAAACTCGTCAGAGCATCAGCACATGCTTTAATTTTTAAGGGTCAGGTGAAATAATCTTGCACCGAGTTGATATTGTCATTATAATACACACCTCTTTCGTTGACTGTTTGACGAGAAACTTATAGCTAAATAACACCTATTCTGTTACTCCATCCAAAACGTAATTTACGTTTAAAGAGTGGCTTCCCTACACAATAGTAGAATTTCATCAAAAGTTTCATTATCTCacagcaaaaatgcttgttgAGGCCTTTTACATTTACCTTTTTCCTTGTACTTTTACTTGTCTTTACTATGATATCAATTGACAAACTTTCATCTGATTCCAGATCTCacagaccaagatggcggacaggaAACGTAAGAAGGGTTTCTGGCGTGGTGCGAGAAAGCGACGGAGGATGTGCCTGGAGATCGGCATGAAGGGCGTCCTGGTCACCTGCAACAAGAACGAGAaggcctgttgttgttgttgtccttgttttatgTCTATTTTAGTGTGGTGTCGATGTCGTGCAACGGTTAGAGCACTGGATTCAGAACCAATAGGTGCTGGGTTCGATACACACCAtgcccaatgttgtgcccttgggaaaggcactttatacgatattcctaccatgatggtggagtgacgcccacagAGCCTCTTCGGCTAGATTATTTATTATCTGtcaaaaatgtgtgccaaaaacacactcaAATTTGATgcgccgatgtgccaacatctgcacatttccTACCAAGAGCCGTAAACTTACATATAATATGTCTATCTCACCGCTAGACATGGGCTCATGGCCATGGTGTTGTACTCTGCTTGGTGCTTCTTAAGTGTTGCACCCTTTCTGACGCTTATCATGTGGTGCTCTGCTCATGCGTGTTTTGAAAGTGTCTCATAATATTCCTTGTCAGATCTTTTGCTGTGGCTTCAACATACTACTAGTAGGAGAAGGCCTTGTTTctcattttgtttgttctgtcttcCAGGCCTGCATCCGCGAGGCCTACAACCTCCTCAACGAGTACGCCGATGAGATGTACGGCCCTGAGATCGCAGCCTCAGATTCAGGGTCTGAATCTGAGGACGGGGATGTGGAGGCTGCCCTCGCTAAGGAGGTGGCACAGATGAAGGACAAGGCCGGGAAGGAAAAGCGGAGGTTGGCGAAAAACTGTTATTGTTAACGACTATGAAATTCTTGTAATCTTACATTTTTAGTAAACGTGCATCATTTTAAAAATGTTATACTTTTTAAATCGTCTAAATATGTACTGTACTGGACTGTTTACGGCGTTCGAATACTATAGATAATCATGAAAATATCAGTGTTTTGGCCGTTATATATCTACCATTGTTACTTTgtatgtcaagtcaagtcaagacgaagcctttattttctttcaaatgctTGTTCAGCaacatggccgcttttcaacaaggtcgaattGGGAGGGGAGGGGTCAGGGATAAAGAGAACAAAAGGAACTTAACATAAGAtatatcaacacaatcataaGTAATAAgtcaaaacatgtacattgtatgataatgTTATTAACTGTTTAAAAGGTTTAGGAAATCAGTTTTAAAAGCATGTAAGCCCACAGCTGCAAAGAATTTTTTTGTTGACCAGATTGATCAGAATAAAGTTATTACTTTTAGGTTCCAGGCGATGGACAGCGGCGCCAACAACGTTGTCTTCATCCAGTCGCAGCTGGAGAGTCCTGATGAGCTCGTCCACCACATTCTCGATGACATCAACACGTCTAAGAAGTTCAAGACGCGTAACGTCTTGAGGATGATCCCGGTGATGTCGGCGTGTAAGGCGTACCTGGAGAATGTTAAGAAGTCAGCGGAGGAGATGTTCCCCAAGTTCTTCTCCGGAGAAAACAACCCAAGCTACGCCATCGTCTTCAAGACCAGGAACAGCGGGACTATGAAGCGCGACGAGGTCATCAAGGCGCTGGCGGGGGTCGTGTCGGAGGTCAACCCCGCCTGCAAGGTGAACTTGAACTCCCCCGACCTTGCCATCGTTATCGAGGTGATTCGGACAGTCTGCTGCATGAGTGTGCTGAAGGACTACTTCAAGTTGAAGAAGTACAACATCCACTCCATTGTGGAGGGCACCAAGGACGACCCCAAACCTCGAGAGGTCAAAGATCAAGGGTCTCTGAAAGTTGACCTTGAAGCTGCAAATGGGTCAGAAGTTAAGGAGGGTAAAGATGATGTCAAAGTGCAAGAATCAAAGGTCGAAGCATCTGACAAGGATGGCAACTCAGGGATTAAAGATGATGGTGTGTCTGCAGAGGACAATGGTGTCACAGGCCAAGGGTCAAAGGTTATAGAACCTGAAGCGGGGGGTCAAACAATCAAAGAAGGGGAAGCAACAAAATAGTAGAGAAAACTGTCAGGATCGGTTGGACCACATACTGTTACAAATATCTTGTTTTGTGGATCATATTAATCTTTTAGTGTTGGTTAGTTTGAACAATGGAAAACTTTCATACCTGTAACTGAggattttttaaaatgatatttggAAGGTACAGGGGTGGGTCTAGGAGTAAAAGTTTGTGCTTAGCCAGGACACCTGAATATTATTCTTAGGGGATAAACgattgtcatgtacatgtgtattttgtgATAATTGAAGCATAACTTTCACACATACCTTGAGATAATTTGAATACAGTACattattttattgttttttatgtATACTACAGAGTCCTGTCTTGATTGTACTTGAGCCACAGCTAGAAATAATGTAACATTTTCCTCACTTGTCCTTACAATACATGTCAATAAGGAGATATTAAACAACATCTTGTTTGCACAAATTCTCTTTCTTTACGTTGTCCTTAGTAAAGTTTGTCATTTTTTATGTGGGTTGCTaacgcatgtaacgttatatgagtTTTGTAACTCCGCAGTATGAAAAGAACACAACAAACAGCAAAGAAAGCGACAGATATATATTTAAAAAAGTTTCTTTAATCAGAATTATGTCCAAAGTATTCATAGTGAAATTGTATGTTAATTTGATCCTTATCACATTCCTTATATCAAAATTGGACTCAAGCAGATATTCCCAACAGCGCCAGTTATGTACATCATTGATGTACAGAAGCATATGACACACCATAACATgctgggaaaaaaatcagaactcCGGGTAATACAGAGTGGGAGTCATTGTCATGACGGCATTGACCAGAGTGCGCACAGTCTGCATGTGCCTAATACACGTCATGGAAATGTGTTGCTTTCCTCCTCTTTACCTAAAATCTAGCTATCCATGAAATGGTCAAttaaaaaaacaggtaaaaattTTGGAACGGCTTCTAACACCTTATTCCTCCTTCAAGTACACTacataaataatacatatagtTGCAATTTTCCTGAAACAGCAGCAATATTTAATTCATGATTTTCTGAAGCATATAGAGAGACACAAATTACCAGAAGTGACAGCCCTTACTAATCTCCTGGATGGCTGGCTGTTTTCTATGGCATTTTGGGCTGTGTAAGCTTAAAGTTATAGttaagtcctccccgcaccagacggtgcataaggcggcgcccatcttcATTTtggcagccctgggccacacaactttgtgcaagtcactgcagcagggggctagtccactggtagtggtgtctGTTTatctaccatactctttcccaaatgctgagtgccaggcagagaaagcagtatgttccatttttaaagtctttggtacgaCCTGGCCGGggtcgaactcacgacctaccgtatgcaaggggaactctctacccactcggccattgcacatTTTTTgggccatacatgtatataaaacatGTGAGccaaaaagaaatagaaaactgCCAGCCACCCAGAAGCCCTGAGCAGAAGGCTACAGTAATTCTTCACTGCTTAAAAGTCTTCTCTAACTAGGAGGCAAGTTGCTGGTACTGCTGACAGAGGCTCTTGAGTCTGTCGGACTGTGTGGAGTAGTGACCCAGGTCCACACCGATAGCCTGGGCCAGTCCACTAACCTGAAGGGGGAGGGAAACATTTTAATTGTCAGCAAACATCACACTGAGGACTTGTCAGGAATATTTTACTATTTAGAGGATTGCTAATCAAAGGCAGTCCTAATCTCAAAGCAGGTTTGGGGAAGCTAAGGTTgccagaaaacattacaatcttgAAGTTTGCTCCAAACAATTGACACAGATTAAAACTAGGCCATTTATAATTCAAAAGATGCTTTGGAAAATGTGTTATATACGGTTATGATGGTATTCTAGTAGGCAGTATGCCACTAGATATATGCTGTACTCTGACAGTATTCCTACTCCTAACCTTACCTGagtgaatgacgtcatcaattgGACTAGTGAAGACAAACTTCGAAATGCTGAAATAGAAATACACAATGTTATATTATGAAGAAATGTGTATAACAATCTTTTCCATGAGATGATCTATAGAAAACTACCAGTTTCATGATAATGTTGAATATTTACAGTTTCACATTTTCATTCTGCATTTGTACCTTTCCACTGAGGTGGGtgggactatgggatcggtcttgTTTGGTATTTGATGAAAACGGCCTCAGAAGGCTTTTAATCAAACTTTTACGCCAAATTTTCAGATCCAAAACAGTAAAAAGACCAAGAAAACATGCTCCTTAGGGAATCAGTTGATttataacaaaaatgaataagTTATTTTTAGGAAATATGTATAACATGAATAAGTACAGGCACAGTAGAGCCAAATTGGtatcaaagaagaaaactttctcaCCCTCAGGTTCTGGTACAGTCTCCCCCAGACACTGCAGCAGGGCACTGGCCAACTCCACAGCACTGTCTTCTGTAACCTGGGGGTACAATAGGATCACAATCACATCAACGGCTCATATCTGATATTTAAAGAAGTGTAGTCTCCATCAGACTATTTCTTGGGCCTAAACAATCTCTAGAAACTGTATAAAAATAGGCTGGTGATTTGCCAGAACTTTTAACCAGACAAAAAGTGTCAAACTTGTCTTGCTGATAAATTTCTCTGACACATCATTGACTGTGTTTGACCAATTGTTCTCTGTCAAGCAAACAGGCATCTCCTCAATCACAGGACCCTCATTTTATGTCTTTTCCTAAAGAtagtgcagctccaaccaagatGCTCTTCCCGGGAtcgaaccagggtctcccagttaccaactaatcaTGTAATTGGAGCCAGGAACTCAAATATATTAGTGAGCTTCATTAATAAATGTATAAAAAGGCAGAAAGTTCTAAGGACCTCACCTGCCCCAAGCACAGATTGTAAACCAGCACTGTGGCATTTTTCCTGAGATCTGCCTCCTCAGACAGCAGCCCTGTCACTGTCGCCTTGACAACCACCTGTTGATTGACAACCTGCTCCCCTCCCATTGGTCCCTGCTGGGATCTCAGTAGCCAATCGTGGCTCCCCTGGTCACTGCAGATGTTGGACAACTACAGAAACATGACTATTAATTTCGTAAAGTGACAATGTGATATATAGGATTAAAATAATCATCATTCACTTTCTTCAGGGTATTAATGACTTATGCTACTTCTTGCCACTGTGGTAGTTGTCATTATGGTAAGAATGGGGTCTCAAGCGTTGGCCAGGGAAAAGTCTGTAAGTATACTGTGCTGTAAAAACCTAAGGCTTATTCCATGTATCAACTTTTTGTCCCAAACATATAGTATATAATGGTTTTAACATGTAGAATTTTCAACAACACTAATAAAAGTAGCTGCAGTAGTATTCATGCATTGTAT is a window of Branchiostoma lanceolatum isolate klBraLanc5 chromosome 8, klBraLanc5.hap2, whole genome shotgun sequence DNA encoding:
- the LOC136441017 gene encoding polymerase delta-interacting protein 3-like isoform X1, with translation MADRSLDDIIIRKPRFGGPGRGRGRGGRGQPTRPSQGRGSYQGSIATRPQTFDARQKLNTPKPIFDSQVVDARQKLQAKSPVDAREKLQQQRQPVDARQKLQQKKQEKQLVTVTIGDARDRLKPATPVVKDARQMLQLKRKSGDLGGEGGASTSVKQRNGNLTMTIPGLGSPSPPKKLKTEPAVSVKPGGMTITMINDTARTQRKPLPPPPVDTLSTPKTITIGSRQLKGMTITTLNPAARTVPPPPQKWSAVSHTELEVEGTELPSSSDGMDPLTTRPLPPGKLGSGSILDAPGGPVIKIVNDMASRTKPIRTRPEHRLEEAEQLVITRTNPVATAPKPKPAAPAPKPPPAPAKVEEEEAEQEFTSPLQGTKIAVSNLHPVVSENDVIELFSDLGPLKRARLIKQGTAEVVYVRREDAINAYKKYHNRDLDSQPMKLTLHLPSNPPPTTPTSAALEHLKMRAASSPPATQKPLEINTIHRALFKSSAASDPATPSKPVVFTVKI
- the LOC136441017 gene encoding polymerase delta-interacting protein 3-like isoform X2, whose amino-acid sequence is MADRSLDDIIIRKPRFGGPGRGRGRGGRGQPTRPSQGRGSYQGSIATRPQTFDARQKLNTPKVVDARQKLQAKSPVDAREKLQQQRQPVDARQKLQQKKQEKQLVTVTIGDARDRLKPATPVVKDARQMLQLKRKSGDLGGEGGASTSVKQRNGNLTMTIPGLGSPSPPKKLKTEPAVSVKPGGMTITMINDTARTQRKPLPPPPVDTLSTPKTITIGSRQLKGMTITTLNPAARTVPPPPQKWSAVSHTELEVEGTELPSSSDGMDPLTTRPLPPGKLGSGSILDAPGGPVIKIVNDMASRTKPIRTRPEHRLEEAEQLVITRTNPVATAPKPKPAAPAPKPPPAPAKVEEEEAEQEFTSPLQGTKIAVSNLHPVVSENDVIELFSDLGPLKRARLIKQGTAEVVYVRREDAINAYKKYHNRDLDSQPMKLTLHLPSNPPPTTPTSAALEHLKMRAASSPPATQKPLEINTIHRALFKSSAASDPATPSKPVVFTVKI
- the LOC136441019 gene encoding THUMP domain-containing protein 1-like, with translation MADRKRKKGFWRGARKRRRMCLEIGMKGVLVTCNKNEKACIREAYNLLNEYADEMYGPEIAASDSGSESEDGDVEAALAKEVAQMKDKAGKEKRRFQAMDSGANNVVFIQSQLESPDELVHHILDDINTSKKFKTRNVLRMIPVMSACKAYLENVKKSAEEMFPKFFSGENNPSYAIVFKTRNSGTMKRDEVIKALAGVVSEVNPACKVNLNSPDLAIVIEVIRTVCCMSVLKDYFKLKKYNIHSIVEGTKDDPKPREVKDQGSLKVDLEAANGSEVKEGKDDVKVQESKVEASDKDGNSGIKDDGVSAEDNGVTGQGSKVIEPEAGGQTIKEGEATK